The following proteins are co-located in the Echinicola sp. 20G genome:
- a CDS encoding glycoside hydrolase family 95-like protein — protein sequence MRILLLITLSAFIISCSESSKDENKNLNLSPYGLKFNYLPTTWDEGLPLGNGKIGALIWQKDDQLRMSLDHVGLWDLRKMKNLEGEEWKFSWVLDKWEKDDYKKVQDLFDAPYNKAPAPSKIPGGAIEFDITSLGKVKNSSLEIESALGKVEWESGASLSTFVHAEQPLGWFKFEGVDPADFVPELIMPAYSLEESSEATNPVTGQDLRRLGYPQGKIEKVENGVIYTQSGHEGFEYQISIRWQKTSNGLEGCWSISTNENTASQTSHDLTQDGLAAGFDKVSVSHKAWWNQYWKKSSIQVPDSILQKQWYLEQYKFGAAARENTPPISLQAVWTADNGKLPPWKGDFHHDLNTQLSYWPCYTANHMDLGEGYLNWLWNNYPTFKSYTSNYFETNGINVPGVSTLKGEPMGGWIQYAFGPTVSAWLAHHFYLHWRYSMDKVFLEERAYPWFKEVAVYLDEVSILDEEGLRKLPISASPEFHNNSRKAWFGNTTNFDLANIRFVFSKASELAKELGYEEDEKKWKTILAEWPDYAVDQTGLMVAPGEPLATSHRHFSHLMAIHPLSMINWSDGEEAQEIIKTTVDNLHTTGSAAWVGYSFSWLANVQARMLDGAGAAETLRIFATSFCLPNSFHVNGDQSGKGYSNFKYRPFTLEGNFAFAAGLQEMLLQSHEDFIRLFPAVPTDWNKVSFDSFLAQGAFEISAEKVGKKEVKAEVLAQKGGTLKIINPFDEDCQVNGQALVKGEVFTLEMKPNETQHIVFKSN from the coding sequence ATGAGAATTTTACTTTTAATTACTTTATCGGCTTTTATTATTTCATGTTCTGAAAGTAGCAAAGACGAAAACAAGAACCTCAACCTTAGTCCATACGGATTAAAATTCAATTACCTACCCACCACATGGGATGAAGGTCTTCCTTTGGGGAATGGGAAAATAGGTGCCTTGATCTGGCAGAAAGACGACCAATTACGCATGTCCTTGGACCATGTAGGCCTTTGGGATTTGAGAAAAATGAAAAACCTAGAAGGTGAAGAATGGAAATTTTCCTGGGTATTGGACAAATGGGAAAAAGATGATTACAAGAAAGTCCAAGACCTTTTTGATGCCCCTTACAATAAAGCGCCCGCTCCTTCAAAAATCCCTGGCGGTGCGATAGAGTTTGATATCACCAGCTTAGGTAAAGTCAAAAACAGCTCTTTGGAGATTGAAAGTGCTTTAGGCAAAGTGGAATGGGAGTCAGGAGCAAGCCTCAGCACTTTTGTACATGCAGAGCAGCCTTTAGGATGGTTTAAATTCGAAGGTGTCGATCCTGCTGACTTTGTTCCTGAGTTGATCATGCCTGCTTACAGCTTAGAAGAAAGCTCAGAGGCTACCAATCCTGTAACCGGCCAAGACCTTAGAAGGCTTGGGTACCCACAAGGAAAGATAGAGAAGGTTGAAAACGGTGTCATTTACACCCAATCGGGGCATGAAGGATTTGAGTATCAAATTTCGATCAGATGGCAAAAGACTTCCAATGGCCTCGAAGGATGCTGGTCAATTAGTACCAATGAAAACACCGCTAGCCAAACTTCCCATGACCTCACCCAAGATGGCTTAGCTGCTGGATTTGACAAGGTTAGTGTAAGCCACAAAGCCTGGTGGAACCAGTATTGGAAAAAGTCCAGCATTCAAGTTCCTGACAGTATCCTTCAAAAACAATGGTATTTGGAACAGTATAAGTTTGGCGCCGCTGCAAGAGAAAACACACCTCCTATTTCCCTTCAAGCAGTATGGACTGCTGATAATGGCAAGCTTCCTCCTTGGAAGGGTGATTTCCACCACGACTTGAACACCCAGCTTAGCTATTGGCCATGTTATACGGCTAACCACATGGATCTTGGGGAAGGCTATTTGAATTGGCTTTGGAATAACTACCCCACCTTTAAAAGCTACACTTCCAATTATTTTGAAACCAATGGTATCAATGTCCCTGGCGTAAGCACCCTTAAAGGAGAACCTATGGGGGGCTGGATCCAATATGCTTTTGGTCCTACTGTCTCTGCCTGGTTGGCCCATCATTTTTACTTGCACTGGCGATACAGTATGGACAAAGTGTTTCTGGAAGAACGTGCTTACCCTTGGTTCAAAGAGGTGGCTGTTTACTTGGATGAGGTTTCGATATTGGATGAAGAAGGTCTTAGGAAGCTACCTATCAGTGCCTCCCCGGAATTCCATAACAACAGTCGAAAAGCCTGGTTTGGAAATACAACGAATTTCGATTTGGCCAATATCCGATTTGTGTTCAGCAAAGCTTCAGAACTTGCCAAAGAATTGGGTTATGAAGAAGATGAAAAGAAATGGAAAACTATCCTTGCCGAATGGCCAGATTATGCAGTTGACCAAACAGGTTTGATGGTGGCTCCTGGAGAACCACTAGCTACTTCTCATCGTCACTTTTCTCACTTGATGGCCATCCACCCACTAAGCATGATCAATTGGTCAGATGGGGAGGAAGCGCAAGAGATTATTAAAACCACGGTGGACAACCTCCACACCACTGGCTCTGCAGCCTGGGTCGGTTATTCTTTCAGCTGGCTAGCTAATGTACAAGCCAGGATGTTGGATGGCGCAGGAGCTGCTGAAACCCTCAGGATCTTTGCCACCAGTTTTTGTCTACCCAATAGCTTTCATGTCAATGGGGACCAATCTGGAAAGGGGTATTCCAATTTCAAATACCGTCCTTTTACTTTGGAAGGAAACTTTGCCTTTGCGGCTGGCTTGCAGGAAATGCTCCTGCAAAGCCACGAGGATTTTATCCGGCTGTTTCCTGCCGTTCCTACAGATTGGAATAAGGTTTCGTTCGACAGTTTTTTGGCCCAAGGAGCCTTTGAAATCAGTGCTGAGAAAGTAGGTAAAAAAGAAGTTAAAGCAGAGGTTTTGGCTCAAAAAGGAGGAACTTTAAAAATCATCAATCCATTTGATGAAGATTGTCAGGTGAATGGCCAGGCACTCGTAAAAGGAGAAGTGTTTACATTGGAGATGAAGCCTAACGAAACACAGCATATAGTTTTCAAAAGCAACTAA
- a CDS encoding DUF4861 family protein, translating into MNLQKACSLIIGVSMGVAMVSCDTEQKQSVKSITVHNELDFARQEVVAIPMDDLSGFIGEQSHKDLRIQMEGATDYQRSQWIDYDQDNKPDELLFLAEVPAGASVSYIISMDIDAVVPESDVIAYSRFVPERTDDYTWENDKVAFRTYGPTGQKEALAGVAGSTLSSGIDLWLKRTEHSIIDKWYAEHLKSPGYYHIDHGEGFDPYHVGASRGTGGSGIWAEDSLYVSENYVKYNTIAQGPLRTVFELEYAAWSPYEVTETKRITLDLGSNFSKFDISVDSKEPLPNYAIGITLHNKKGEFKIDEETGWIRHWEQIKDSYVGEGIVMDVAEIDSAFARESEVADQSNLLLLAKPSSVVSYYAGFAWVKSGQVNAVEDWDKMLEQQAAIIKSPLKVTME; encoded by the coding sequence ATGAATCTACAAAAAGCTTGCTCCCTCATCATCGGTGTATCTATGGGAGTGGCCATGGTCAGTTGCGATACTGAACAAAAGCAGTCTGTCAAAAGCATTACTGTACATAATGAACTTGACTTTGCCCGCCAAGAAGTAGTCGCCATTCCAATGGACGACTTAAGTGGTTTTATTGGTGAGCAAAGCCACAAGGATTTAAGGATCCAAATGGAAGGTGCAACTGATTACCAAAGGAGCCAATGGATAGATTATGATCAGGACAATAAGCCTGATGAGCTGCTGTTTTTGGCTGAGGTGCCAGCTGGCGCTTCTGTCAGTTATATCATTAGTATGGACATCGATGCTGTAGTGCCTGAAAGTGATGTGATTGCCTATTCCAGGTTTGTACCTGAAAGGACGGATGATTATACCTGGGAAAATGACAAAGTGGCCTTTAGAACTTATGGCCCTACCGGGCAAAAGGAAGCTTTGGCAGGTGTGGCAGGAAGCACCTTGTCCAGTGGTATAGATCTGTGGTTGAAGAGGACCGAGCATTCCATTATCGATAAATGGTATGCAGAGCACTTGAAAAGCCCTGGATATTATCATATCGACCATGGTGAAGGCTTTGATCCATACCATGTGGGAGCAAGCCGAGGTACCGGAGGTAGTGGCATCTGGGCTGAGGATAGTTTGTATGTTTCTGAGAATTATGTCAAATACAATACGATTGCCCAAGGGCCTTTGCGGACAGTTTTTGAACTGGAATATGCCGCTTGGAGTCCTTATGAGGTGACAGAGACCAAAAGGATCACGCTTGACCTTGGTTCCAACTTTTCCAAGTTTGACATTAGCGTGGATTCCAAGGAGCCTCTTCCAAACTATGCCATAGGGATCACCTTACATAACAAAAAAGGTGAATTTAAGATTGATGAGGAAACAGGTTGGATCCGTCACTGGGAGCAGATCAAAGATTCCTATGTAGGAGAGGGGATTGTGATGGATGTGGCTGAAATTGATTCAGCTTTTGCTAGGGAATCAGAAGTAGCTGACCAAAGTAATTTGTTGCTTTTGGCCAAACCTTCCAGTGTGGTTAGTTACTATGCAGGCTTTGCTTGGGTAAAGAGTGGTCAGGTCAATGCCGTAGAAGACTGGGACAAAATGTTGGAGCAACAAGCGGCTATCATCAAAAGCCCACTCAAAGTGACTATGGAGTAA
- a CDS encoding glycoside hydrolase N-terminal domain-containing protein encodes MINLKKLNYLCLLILVNLILLACDKKETNSTAFSHEDLKLWYQQPAENWNEALPLGNGRLGAMIYGGSSQEHIQLNEETFWAGEPGNNVLPKLKELLPELRKMIFEGRHEEAEALAMTALPRHAAENNNYGMPYQTIGDLFLDFKGHGQIEDYYRDLDIGSAVATFSYKTEGVNYHREFFTSLEDDVMVLKLSADQAGAISFSLSADSPQKTFDVNVANNQLVLSGTSGSVDNKVGKVKFKGAVEIKTKNGTLTKGEKSIEISGADEAIVLISLGTNFKNYDELSDEMLNEATKKLEAVRNRSYEDMKQDHIENYQQYFQRVALDLGETEAAQKPTDIRLAEFSQADDPALVSLYFQYGRYLLISSSQPGGQPANLQGIWNNLVSPPWDSKYTININTEMNYWPAEVTNLSEMHEPLFEMIRDLSETGKQSAQKMYDARGWNVHHNTDLWRMTGPIDGAHYGLWPMGGAWLSQHLWQHYLYTGDRSFLEENYEVIKGAAFFYNDVLQEEPETKWQIVVPSMSPENSHQGGTTIAGGTTMDNQLVFDVFSNFVQTAQLLDRDKALASAVQDKINQLAPMQIGHWGQLQEWMHDWDDPSDGHRHVSHLYGLYPSNQISPFQHPQLFEAAKTSLVARGDKSTGWSMGWKVNLWARLLNGNRAYKLIHDQLTPALTEDGEAGGTYPNLLDAHPPFQIDGNFGCTSGIAEMLVQSHDGAVHLLPALPEQWKEGHLSGIKLRGGFELVSMKWQDSKLVELKIKSNLGGNLRLRTESQLDLEMGDLEMASGINPNPFFQLPEIKTPLVHQEAPASNLALPEYQLYDVATEKGKVYLFQNAGG; translated from the coding sequence ATGATAAACCTAAAAAAACTAAATTACCTGTGCTTGTTGATTTTAGTCAACCTGATCTTATTAGCTTGTGACAAAAAGGAAACCAACTCCACTGCTTTTTCCCATGAAGACTTGAAGCTTTGGTATCAGCAACCAGCTGAAAATTGGAATGAAGCACTTCCTTTAGGCAATGGAAGGTTGGGAGCCATGATTTATGGAGGCTCAAGTCAAGAACATATTCAATTGAATGAGGAAACATTTTGGGCTGGTGAGCCCGGCAATAATGTGCTTCCTAAATTGAAAGAGCTTCTTCCTGAGCTTAGGAAAATGATTTTTGAAGGAAGGCATGAGGAAGCAGAAGCTTTGGCCATGACAGCCCTGCCAAGGCATGCGGCAGAGAACAACAACTATGGAATGCCTTACCAAACCATTGGAGACCTCTTTTTGGATTTTAAAGGACATGGTCAAATAGAAGACTATTACAGAGATCTTGACATTGGGAGTGCTGTAGCAACATTTTCTTACAAAACTGAAGGAGTCAATTATCATAGGGAGTTTTTTACTTCCTTGGAGGACGATGTAATGGTCCTTAAACTAAGTGCAGACCAAGCTGGAGCCATTAGCTTTAGCCTTTCAGCTGACTCACCACAAAAAACATTTGATGTAAACGTGGCCAATAACCAATTGGTACTTTCTGGGACTTCGGGCAGTGTGGACAATAAAGTAGGGAAGGTCAAATTTAAGGGGGCGGTAGAAATCAAAACAAAAAATGGAACGCTGACAAAAGGGGAGAAATCCATCGAAATCAGCGGTGCCGATGAAGCCATTGTCCTGATTTCTTTGGGGACTAATTTTAAAAATTATGATGAGTTGTCCGATGAAATGCTAAATGAGGCCACAAAAAAACTAGAAGCGGTTCGCAACAGGTCTTATGAAGATATGAAACAGGATCATATCGAAAATTACCAACAATACTTCCAGCGAGTCGCTTTGGACTTGGGCGAAACTGAAGCAGCCCAGAAACCTACTGATATAAGGTTGGCTGAATTTTCCCAAGCGGATGATCCTGCTTTGGTCTCTCTTTATTTTCAATATGGCCGTTATTTATTGATTTCCAGTTCACAACCTGGTGGCCAACCTGCCAATCTTCAGGGAATTTGGAACAATTTGGTGTCGCCTCCATGGGATAGTAAATACACCATCAATATCAATACGGAAATGAACTATTGGCCAGCAGAGGTGACCAATCTTTCCGAAATGCATGAGCCCCTGTTTGAAATGATAAGGGATTTGTCGGAGACAGGAAAACAAAGTGCTCAAAAGATGTATGATGCCAGAGGTTGGAACGTGCACCACAATACGGATTTGTGGAGGATGACCGGCCCAATAGATGGGGCACATTATGGGCTTTGGCCGATGGGGGGAGCATGGCTTTCCCAGCACCTTTGGCAACATTACCTGTACACGGGAGACCGATCGTTCTTGGAAGAAAATTATGAGGTGATCAAAGGCGCAGCTTTTTTTTACAATGATGTCCTCCAAGAAGAGCCAGAGACCAAGTGGCAGATTGTGGTGCCGAGCATGTCTCCTGAAAACTCTCATCAGGGAGGGACAACCATCGCGGGTGGGACTACCATGGATAACCAGTTGGTCTTTGATGTGTTTTCCAATTTTGTTCAGACCGCGCAATTGCTTGACAGGGACAAAGCGCTTGCCTCTGCTGTCCAGGATAAAATAAACCAGCTGGCACCGATGCAGATTGGCCATTGGGGACAATTGCAGGAATGGATGCATGACTGGGATGACCCTTCCGATGGGCATCGCCATGTATCCCATCTTTATGGTTTGTATCCAAGCAATCAAATTTCCCCTTTTCAACATCCCCAACTTTTTGAGGCTGCCAAGACCTCTTTGGTGGCAAGGGGCGATAAATCTACCGGCTGGTCCATGGGGTGGAAGGTAAACCTCTGGGCCCGGTTACTGAATGGCAATAGGGCCTATAAACTGATCCATGATCAACTTACTCCCGCACTTACAGAAGATGGCGAGGCAGGAGGGACCTATCCGAATTTGTTGGACGCACATCCTCCTTTCCAGATAGATGGTAATTTTGGATGCACTTCGGGTATTGCCGAAATGCTTGTGCAAAGCCATGATGGGGCTGTCCATCTGCTGCCTGCCTTACCCGAACAATGGAAAGAGGGACATCTTAGTGGTATTAAATTACGGGGAGGCTTTGAACTGGTGTCGATGAAATGGCAAGATAGCAAGTTGGTGGAGTTGAAAATCAAATCCAATTTAGGCGGAAACCTTCGTCTGAGGACAGAAAGTCAATTGGATTTGGAAATGGGAGATTTGGAAATGGCTTCCGGGATCAACCCCAACCCCTTCTTCCAGCTGCCAGAAATCAAAACTCCCCTAGTACATCAAGAAGCTCCGGCTTCAAATTTGGCCTTGCCGGAGTATCAATTATATGATGTGGCTACTGAAAAGGGAAAGGTGTATTTGTTTCAAAATGCAGGAGGTTGA
- a CDS encoding cobalamin-independent methionine synthase II family protein, which produces MKIATEPIGSIPRPVELVEAITSSSPKQDLEALYDKAVMDTLKEFERTGSLIITDGEQTKSSFATYPLDGAVNIAPKGMRIDFADGHFRQLPLLTKGPFRYSKYAVQYLKYAQERTSLPIKQAVISASALSLIYPPEGIEGYSQEGFIADLVNECEKDIRQCLEQGAAKVQMDFTEGRLSLKLDPSGGVLQQFINLNNQVFNRFSDAYRERLGVHVCPGGDHDSTHSADVDYTAFLPALFDLNVGNFYLQLASESDKKKVLKTVKEYLKPYQKVFIGVTDVNSPKVETKEEVMERILEAAEFIPLGQLGTTDDCGFSPFCDDVSTTREIAFAKIKARVEGTKLAEAKLS; this is translated from the coding sequence ATGAAAATCGCTACAGAACCAATCGGAAGTATTCCAAGGCCAGTGGAACTGGTAGAAGCCATCACATCATCCTCCCCAAAACAGGACTTAGAAGCACTCTATGACAAGGCTGTAATGGACACTTTGAAAGAGTTTGAAAGGACAGGCTCACTGATCATTACCGACGGGGAACAAACCAAGTCCAGTTTTGCTACCTATCCCTTAGATGGTGCTGTAAACATTGCTCCTAAAGGAATGAGAATTGACTTTGCTGATGGGCATTTCAGACAACTGCCGCTGTTGACCAAAGGCCCTTTTCGCTATAGCAAATATGCGGTGCAATACCTAAAATATGCCCAAGAGAGAACCAGTCTCCCCATAAAACAAGCCGTCATTTCCGCTTCAGCACTTAGCTTGATCTATCCGCCAGAAGGGATTGAGGGCTATTCCCAAGAAGGATTTATCGCTGACCTGGTCAATGAATGCGAAAAAGATATCAGACAATGTCTCGAACAGGGAGCAGCTAAGGTCCAGATGGATTTTACTGAAGGAAGGTTGTCGCTGAAATTGGATCCTTCCGGGGGTGTCTTGCAGCAATTTATAAACCTGAACAATCAGGTATTCAACCGCTTTTCAGATGCCTACAGGGAACGGCTTGGTGTGCATGTATGCCCTGGTGGCGACCATGATTCTACTCATAGTGCAGATGTGGATTACACCGCTTTTCTTCCGGCGCTTTTTGATTTGAATGTGGGTAACTTTTACCTACAGTTAGCAAGTGAATCCGATAAGAAAAAAGTTTTGAAAACGGTCAAAGAATACCTTAAGCCATATCAAAAGGTATTTATAGGGGTTACTGATGTGAACAGCCCGAAGGTTGAAACCAAAGAGGAAGTGATGGAGCGTATCTTGGAAGCAGCTGAGTTTATCCCGCTTGGCCAATTGGGCACAACGGATGATTGCGGTTTTTCCCCTTTCTGTGATGATGTATCCACCACGCGGGAGATTGCCTTTGCCAAAATCAAGGCCCGAGTAGAAGGCACCAAGCTGGCCGAGGCAAAATTATCCTAG